The DNA window ATGAAATTTGGAAAAATCCAGGCTCAGCAGATTTATAATTATTTGTAATGCTAAAAGAGGAAATACCTCCATACTTTATTAATCATATTGAAATACCCTTATATAATCAACTATCATCCTTTGAGGAAAAACAGTACTGGCATCCGGATTACCAGGCCAGTTTCCACCTACTGCTACGTTGAAAATAAAGAAGAATTCATTTTGAAATTCTGTTCTGTCCGATGATGAAGTACTGAAAGTAAAATAAGGCTCATCATCCACATACCATTTGATAAATCCCGGTTCCCATTCTATACTAAATACATGAAATTCATCAATAAATTTTCCGTTCGATAGCCGATAGTCACCACCCAGAAAAGAATGTGTATTTGAAGAATTTTTCCAATGTGCAGTTCCATGAACCTCGGAATCCTTTATACCGCCACCTACTAACTCCATAATATCAATTTCGCCGCATCCCGGCCAGCTAACCTGATCAATATTGTCACCGAGCATCCACAAGGCAGGCCAAATTCCCTGGCCTTCTGGAAGTGCGGCTCTTATGTCCACACGACCGTATTGAAATTCAAATTTCCCTTTGGTTATCATTCGTGAAGAGGTATAGGGTGTGCCACCAAAGGAAATATTTTCCTTGCGCGCCTCTATTATTAAGTTTCCATCTTCGAAATAAGTGTTTTGACTTCGGTAATATTGTAATTCATTATTTCCCCAGCCCCATTCTCCTCTTCCGGTTTCATGGGTCCAGTAATTGCTGTTCAGGCTGCCATCGTTAAATTCATCTTGCCAGATAAGCGACATTCCCGGGTATGTTAATGGCGTGGTATATCCCGTTCCCGGAATGATTAAGGTGTCATTGTTGACTTCTTCGTCATCGTCTTTGATGACCACGTTGGCTGTGCCAAGGCTTACATTTAAACCTGAGACATTTGTAATGTTCAGAATAAATTCTTCGAAATCTTCGGCTATATTATCGCCGATAATTCTTATATCTAAATTTTTTTGAGTTTCACCCGGGTTAAAAACGATCTCACTTGGATTTTCCAGAGAGTAATCTTCACCTAGAAAGGCAGTGTATTCTTCTGCTGAAACCGTAATGCTGGCTGTGGTCGACAGCTCTCTGTCGATTGTAAATGGTATTTGAATGGTTTGATCTTCATCAGTTTCTGTAATGGAAGGAATTTCGCCAATTGAAACATTTGCGAGGTTGTCGATTTGACCCTCATCATCAGATTGACATGAGAGAAAAATGACGGATACTAATGGAAGGAAAAGTTTAGTAAAATTCAATTTCTTATTGGTGTTATTTATAAAAGGGAGCCGCAAGC is part of the Hyphobacterium sp. CCMP332 genome and encodes:
- a CDS encoding family 16 glycosylhydrolase, with translation MNFTKLFLPLVSVIFLSCQSDDEGQIDNLANVSIGEIPSITETDEDQTIQIPFTIDRELSTTASITVSAEEYTAFLGEDYSLENPSEIVFNPGETQKNLDIRIIGDNIAEDFEEFILNITNVSGLNVSLGTANVVIKDDDEEVNNDTLIIPGTGYTTPLTYPGMSLIWQDEFNDGSLNSNYWTHETGRGEWGWGNNELQYYRSQNTYFEDGNLIIEARKENISFGGTPYTSSRMITKGKFEFQYGRVDIRAALPEGQGIWPALWMLGDNIDQVSWPGCGEIDIMELVGGGIKDSEVHGTAHWKNSSNTHSFLGGDYRLSNGKFIDEFHVFSIEWEPGFIKWYVDDEPYFTFSTSSSDRTEFQNEFFFIFNVAVGGNWPGNPDASTVFPQRMIVDYIRVFQYD